The Pyricularia oryzae 70-15 chromosome 5, whole genome shotgun sequence genome includes a region encoding these proteins:
- a CDS encoding 40S ribosomal protein S7: MSSPALNKIAANSPSRQSPSELETNIAQALYDLETNTADLKSALRPLQFVSAREIEVGHGKKAIVIFVPVPSLQGFHRVQQRLTRELEKKFSDRHVLILASRRILPRPKRSNRSRNTQKQKRPRSRTLTAVHDAILTDLVYPVEIVGKRLRTKEDNSKTLKVVLDEKERGGVDYRLDTYSEVYRRLTGRSVVFEFPQTGASDY; the protein is encoded by the exons ATGAGCAGCCCAGCCCTCAACAAGATCGCGGCCAACAGCCCGTCGCGCCAGAGCCCCTCGGAGCTCGAGACCAACATTGCCCAGGCTCTGTACGACCTCGAGACGAACACTGCCGACCTGAAGTCTGCCCTTCGCCCTCTGCAGTTTGTCTCTGCCCGTGAG ATCGAAGTTGGCCACGGCAAGAAGGCGATTGTCATCTTTGTCCCCGTCCCTTCCCTGCAGGGTTTCCACCGTGTCCAGCAGCG CCTCACCCGTGAGCTCGAGAAGAAGTTCTCCGACCGCCACGTCCTCATCCTGGCCTCGCGCCGCATTCTCCCCCGCCCCAAGCGCTCCAACCGCTCGCGCAACACCCAGAAGCAGAAGCGCCCCCGTTCGCGCACTCTGACTGCCgtccacgacgccatccttaCCGACCTCGTCTACCCCGTCGAGATTGTCGGCAAGCGCCTCCGCACCAAGGAGGACAACTCCAAGACCCTCAAGGTCGTCCTCGACGAGAAGGAGCGTGGTGGTGTTGACTACCGCCTCGACACCTACTCCGAGGTCTACCGCCGCCTCACTGGCCGTAGCGTCGTCTTCGAGTTCCCCCAGACTGGTGCCTCCGACTACTAG
- a CDS encoding dynactin Arp1 p62 subunit RO2, with amino-acid sequence MAPYTYIQCPCSDPSDLGRSQGSSSPTQSTPTKDSNGNLIEEDDEDGRTFDPRAPRSNYSLYPIEYLLYCEDCHQIRCPRCVAEEVVTYFCPSCLFEVPSSNIKSEGNRCTRSCFQCPICVGILSVTSLEPSSSSRHLAADNTAALPGGPYALNCSYCQWSSLEVGIKFERSNGIYGQLAKLRNGGRPRLSRKEQKERREESSAFPDSGTGTVPSSIEEEEQKGARESGDAEDDELDVETQFAKLKSFYKSQLADTATSSGSGGLSSLGNLANFGLGSPGSPSMSRLMYMYTGANPADTRRKTRMHPMREAIGPQEGLKVLYEPNMKSHEGAIEGGSEETSQNKSKPKNGLDEHAAIVRLRDAGWDATTTAEQRASQAPNAAAPVSAQHIRFQDDLRPIPVLLRTKRSKRCPMCRHIMTKPEAKVASNRFRIRLVAGNYIPSISARYLSGGIPPPAEPPGTVAAHHLLKPLEPVQYLLTLKNPIFESVRVSLATPSVTPGRFGSKVTLLCPQFEIGANTDVWDEVLKDGAPGADASARRRTMVRKPDGEGGQAEAGKIWEKGRNWVSVVVEIVPASLRVDMLGLGKPASEVDRSPLKEDEDLLEIPMFVRVEWEADAANDDVGQAIGKDKDTREKRELAYWCVVGIGRISQD; translated from the exons tatacatacatacagtGCCCCTGCTCTGACCCCTCAGACCTCGGCCGGTCGCAAGGCAGCTCGTCCCCGACCCAGAGCACACCTACCAAGGATAGCAACGGCAACCTGATTGAGGAAGACGATGAGGATGGGCGAACATTTGACCCCCGCGCTCCACGCTCAAATTACAGCCTCTACCCGATTGAGTACTTGCTCTACTGCGAAGACTGCCATCAAATCCGCTGCCCGCGCTGCGTTGCCGAAGAAGTCGTTACATACTTTTGTCCAAGCTGCCTGTTTGAGGTGCCGAGCAGCAACATAAAGAGCGAGGGCAACAG ATGTACCCGTAGTTGCTTCCAGTGTCCAATCTGCGTTGGCATCTTGTCCGTCACAAGCCTTGAACCGTCGTCGTCCAGTCGTCACCTTGCAGCCGATAACACCGCTGCACTACCCGGAGGTCCCTATGCTTTAAACTGCTCCTACTGTCAATGGAGCTCCCTCGAGGTCGGCATCAAATTTGAAAGGTCAAATGGGATATACGGACAGCTCGCCAAGCTCCGCAACGGCGGGCGGCCGAGACTTTCACGGAAGGAGCAAAAGGAACGCCGCGAGGAGTCATCCGCATTTCCTGATTCCGGAACTGGCACTGTGCCGTCTTCGAtcgaggaagaggagcaAAAGGGTGCCCGAGAAAGCGGAGACGCAGAAGATGACGAGCTTGATGTGGAAACACAGTTTGCCAAGCTCAAGTCTTTTTACAAGTCACAACTAGCGGATACCGCGACAAGCAGCGGTTCTGGGGGTTTGTCATCATTGGGGAACCTGGCCAATTTTGGTCTTGGTTCTCCAGGTTCTCCGTCAATGTCGCGGCTCATGTACATGTACACGGGCGCCAACCCAGCAGACACTCGCCGCAAGACTCGCATGCACCCAATGCGCGAGGCTATTGGTCCACAGGAGGGTCTGAAGGTTTTGTACGAACCCAATATGAAGAGCCATGAGGGGGCTATTGAGGGAGGGAGTGAAGAAACATCGCAAAACAAGTCAAAACCAAAGAACGGACTGGACGAACATGCAGCAATTGTAAGGTTACGCGACGCAGGCTGGGACGCAACCACCACGGCAGAGCAACGGGCTTCCCAGGCTCCAAATGCGGCTGCTCCTGTCAGCGCCCAGCACATCCGGTTCCAGGATGACCTGCGGCCCATCCCCGTCCTGCTGCGTACGAAACGGTCAAAGCGTTGCCCGATGTGCAGGCACATCATGACCAAGCCCGAGGCCAAGGTGGCATCCAACAGGTTCCGCATCCGCTTGGTCGCGGGCAACTATATCCCCAGCATATCGGCACGCTACCTCTCTGGCGGCATCCCGCCGCCCGCGGAGCCGCCCGGGACCGTCGCGGCACACCATCTACTCAAACCCCTCGAGCCGGTCCAGTACCTACTCACATTGAAGAACCCCATCTTCGAGTCCGTCCGAGTGTCCCTTGCGACACCCTCCGTCACACCAGGTCGCTTCGGCAGCAAAGTGACCTTGCTCTGTCCACAATTCGAGATTGGGGCCAACACAGACGTCTGGGACGAGGTCCTCAAGGATGGCGCTCCAGGCGCTGACGCCTCGGCCCGCCGGCGAACCATGGTGAGAAAGCCGGACGGCGAGGGTGGACAGGCGGAGGCGGGCAAGATCTGGGAGAAGGGCCGCAACTGGGTCAGCGTCGTGGTTGAGATTGTGCCAGCGTCGCTACGAGTAGACATGCTCGGACTCGGAAAGCCAGCCAGCGAAGTTGACCGGAGCCCGCTcaaggaggacgaggacctcCTCGAGATACCAATGTTTGTCCGAGTCGAGTGGGAGGCCGACGCAGCCAACGACGACGTGGGCCAAGCCAtcggcaaggacaaggatACAAGAGAGAAGAGGGAGCTGGCATATTGGTGTGTTGTTGGTATTGGCCGAATCAGTCAGGACTAA
- a CDS encoding NADP-dependent alcohol dehydrogenase 6 produces the protein MPYPEKFTGFQVKSPDSWTEFHKNEFDPKPFGDYDVDIEIECCGVCGSDVHTVSGGWGEQKFPLVVGHEIVGKAIKVGPKVTLIKEGQRVGVGAQSYACLDCKQCKNDNETYCKKQLDTYGSVWPDSGVVSQGGYSSHVRTHEHWVFPIPDALASTIAAPMLCAGLTAYSPLVRNGVGPGKKVGILGMGGIGHFGLLFAKALGAEVWAISRSRAKEADCKAMGADGFLATSEKGWNEPHAMTFDAILNTASSFEGWDFGAYLGLLDVHGKFVAVGLPEGEGMKIRNQDLLSNGVFIGASHLGSRRETIEMLQLAADKGIKSWVEEIQIGEDGLKEALTRVHKTDVRYRFCMTGYDKVFTA, from the exons ATGCCTTACCCAGAAAAGTTCACGGGCTTCCAGGTCAAGAGCCCGGACAGCTGGACCGAATTCCACAAGAACGAGTTCGACCCCAAGCCCTTTGGTGACTACGATGTCGACATTGAGATCGAGTGCTGCGGTGTCTGCGGCAGTGACGTCCACACTGTCTCTGGTGGCTGGGGAGAGCAGAAGTTCCCTCTGGTTGTCGGACATG AGATCGTTGGCAAGGCCATCAAGGTCGGCCCCAAAGTCACACTGATCAAGGAGGGCCAGCGCGTTGGTGTTGGTGCACAATCCTATGCCTGCCTGGACTGCAAGCAGTGCAAAAACGACAATGAGACATACTGCAAGAAGCAGCTCGACACATACGGCTCCGTCTGGCCCGACTCCGGAGTTGTCTCACAAGGAGGCTACTCGTCTCATGTCCGGACTCATGAGCACTG GGTCTTCCCCATCCCCGACGCCCTAGCCAGCACCATCGCTGCCCCTATGCTCTGCGCCGGTCTGACGGCCTACAGCCCACTTGTGCGCAACGGCGTCGGTCCCGGCAAGAAGGTCGGCATCCTCGGCATGGGAGGAATCGGACACTTTGGGCTGCTCTTCGCCAAGGCCCTGGGCGCCGAGGTCTGGGCCATCTCGCGCAGCCGCGCCAAGGAGGCCGACTGCAAGGCCATGGGCGCCGACGGCTTCCTGGCCACGTCGGAGAAGGGCTGGAACGAGCCGCACGCCATGACCTTTGACGCCATCCTCAACACGGCCAGCAGCTTCGAGGGTTGGGACTTTGGCGCCtacctgggcctgctggacgTGCACGGCAAGTTTGTCGCCGTCGGTCTGCCCGAGGGCGAGGGCATGAAGATCCGCAACCAGGACCTGCTCAGCAACGGCGTCTTCATCGGCGCGTCGCACCTGGGCTCCAGGAGGGAGACCATCGAGATGCTGCAGCTCGCGGCGGACAAGGGCATCAAGTCGTGGGTCGAGGAGATCCAGATCGGTGAGGATGGGCTCAAGGAGGCGCTGACGAGGGTTCACAAGACGGATGTGCGGTACCGTTTCTGCATGACTGGATACGACAAGGTATTCACCGCATGA